The genomic segment TTAGATTTGGTATTCTCGAAATTTGATTTCGATAATTGAAAGTAGATATCAACTTTTAAAATAGATACCAAATGTTAAACTTTCATAGTTCGATCTGATAAGGTAATCAAACTTCGTTATGGTAAATTCCGATTAAGCTTTCATTAATTTATGCACACTCTTACTTTTAAATGACAAGTATTCTctttttttacttatatttttaatcaaatgactaaaatgcTACAACCATGTGTAGTTATACTAGTTGAACCGCACGTgtaatctttgattatttaaaattaaatgattttgttcATTGCGAAGACTTTTAATAAATTGCAAAAGTTCAAATCACGTCTCAAatatccttcacactttaatgtaAACATAATATATACCATcgaaagtttcaagtggttaatggatagTCACTTTTGCGTTTGTTATGCAGTACTtcattcttaaactaatgaaaaatatatttttagaattcttaaactaatgaaaaagatattagttgtcattagttCTGATTattctaataagaaaaagttttactttaaaattacttaatttttaattcttaaatattaaaaaaaaattgtgaaaaaatgattttgcttAAAACATAGACTTTTACAAGAACACCTTCAAATCCTAACAGAAGATATATTAACGTGTTCTTATTTTTAACATTTTGTCATggacattaattatattttcctcctcctatcatatattttagtacAACTCAATTATTAATTCTCCTAATAATtgttaccatatatttttttattaccataTACTCACTTTTTAAAAgatacttttctctttttttcttaacatCTATTTTAAGACTCTTTTCCTGTacacaaggaaaaagaaaatctaTCAATATTAATTTACCATAAATTtgctcttatcatatattttaagatacttcaatttttaattaattaattattaaaaaggtaaaaagatgatttttttttaaagtggagacttttaatgaaggacaaaaaattcaaatcacttttttaagggtcgtcacacttttaatatattatagattataaatatagatatacatatattgattaTATTGGCTAAATTTGTAAAGAAGGAAGACAATGATTGCtactataatatattataataaactATAATATGTCAAAAtcaatatattacaaaaataaaaataaaaattatagtatgagtgtatgtaatttaaataaaaaaggNNNNNNNNNNNNNNNNNNNNNNNNNNNNNNNNNNNNNNNNNNNNNNNNNNNNNNNNNNNNNNNNNNNNNNNNNNNNNNNNNNNNNNNNNNNNNNNNNNNNNNNNNNNNNNNNNNNNNNNNNNNNNNNNNNNNNNNNNNNNNNNNNNNNNNNNNNNNNNNNNNNNNNNNNNNNNNNNNNNNNNNNNNNNNNNNNNNNNNNNNNNNNNNNNNNNNNNNNNNNNNNNNNNNNNNNNNNNNNNNNNNNNNNNNNNNNNNNNNNNNNNNNNNNNNNNNNNNNNNNNNNNNNNNNNNNNNNNNNNNNNNNNNNNNNNNNNNNNNNNNNNNNNNNNNNNNNNNNNNNNNNNNNNNNNNNNNNNNNNNNNNNNNNNNNNNNNNNNNNNNNNNNNNNNNNNNNNNNNNNNNNNNNNNNNNNNNNNNNNNNNNNNNNNNNNNNNNNNNNNNNNNNNNNNNNNNNNNNNNNNNNNNNNNNNNNNNNNNNNNNNNNNNNNNNNNNNNNNNNNNNNNNNNNNNNNNNNNNNNNNNNNNNNNNNNNNNNNNNNNNNNNNNNNNNNNNNNNNNNNNNNNNNNNNNNNNNNNNNNNNNNNNNNNNNNNNNNNNNNNNNNNNNNNNNNNNNNNNNNNNNNNNNNNNNNNNNNNNNNNNNNNNNNNNNNNNNNNNNNNNNNNNNNNNNNNNNNNNNNNNNNNNNNNNNNNNNNNNNNNNNNNNNNNNNNNNNNNNNNNNNNNNNNNNNNNNNNNNNNNNNNNNNNNNNNNNNNNNNNNNNNNNNNNNNNNNNNNNNNNNNNNNNNNNNNNNNNNNNNNNNNNNNNNNNNNNNNNNNNNNNNNNNNNNNNNNNNNNNNNNNNNNNNNNNNNNNNNNNNNNNNNNNNNNNNNNNNNNNNNNNNNNNNNNNNNNNNNNNNNNNNNNNNNNNNNNNNNNNNNNNNNNNNNNNNNNNNNNNNNNNNNNNNNNNNNNNNNNNNNNNNNNNNNNNNNNNNNNNNNNNNNNNNNNNNNNNNNNNNNNNNNNNNNNNNNNNNNNNNNNNNNNNNNNNNNNNNNNNNNNNNNNNNNNNNNNNNNNNNNNNNNNNNNNNNNNNNNNNNNNNNNNNNNNNNNNNNNNNNNNNNNNNNNNNNNNNNNNNNNNNNNNNNNNNNNNNNNNNNNNNNNNNNNNNNNNNNNNNNNNNNNNNNNNNNNNNNNNNNNNNNNNNNNNNNNNNNNNNNNNNNNNNNNNNNNNNNNNNNNNNNNNNNNNNNNNNNNNNNNNNNNNNNNNNNNNNNNNNNNNNNNNNNNNNNNNNNNNNNNNNNNNNNNNNNNNNNNNNNNNNNNNNNNNNNNNNNNNNNNNNNNNNNNNNNNNNNNNNNNNNNNNNNNNNNNNNNNNNNNNNNNNNNNNNNNNNNNNNNNNNNNNNNNNNNNNNNNNNNNNNNNNNNNNNNNNNNNNNNNNNNNNNNNNNNNNNNNNNNNNNNNNNNNNNNNNNNNNNNNNNNNNNNNNNNNNNNNNNNNNNNNNNNNNNNNNNNNNNNNNNNNNNNNNNNNNNNNNNNNNNNNNNNNNNNNNNNNNNNNNNNNNNNNNNNNNNNNNNNNNNNNNNNNNNNNNNNNNNNNNNNNNNNNNNNNNNNNNNNNNNNNNNNNNNNNNNNNNNNNNNNNNNNNNNNNNNNNNNNNNNNNNNNNNNNNNNNNNNNNNNNNNNNNNNNNNNNNNNNNNNNNNNNNNNNNNNNNNNNNNNNNNNNNNNNNNNNNNNNNNNNNNNNNNNNNNNNNNNNNNNNNNNNNNNNNNNNNNNNNNNNNNNNNNNNNNNNNNNNNNNNNNNNNNNNNNNNNNNNNNNNNNNNNNNNNNNNNNNNNNNNNNNNNNNNNNNNNNNNNNNNNNNNNNNNNNNNNNNNNNNNNNNNNNNNNNNNNNNNNNNNNNNNNNNNNNNNNNNNNNNNNNNNNNNNNNNNNNNNNNNNNNNNNNNNNNNNNNNNNNNNNNNNNNNNNNNNNNNNNNNNNNNNNNNNNNNNNNNNNNNNNNNNNNNNNNNNNNNNNNNNNNNNNNNNNNNNNNNNNNNNNNNNNNNNNNNNNNNNNNNNNNNNNNNNNNNNNNNNNNNNNNNNNNNNNNNNNNNNNNNNNNNNNNNNNNNNNNNNNNNNNNNNNNNNNNNNNNNNNNNNNNNNNNNNNNNNNNNNNNNNNNNNNNNNNNNNNNNNNNNNNNNNNNNNNNNNNNNNNNNNNNNNNNNNNNNNNNNNNNNNNNNNNNNNNNNNNNNNNNNNNNNNNNNNNNNNNNNNNNNNNNNNNNNNNNNNNNNNNNNNNNNNNNNNNNNNNNNNNNNNNNNNNNNNNNNNNNNNNNNNNNNNNNNNNNNNNNNNNNNNNNNNNNNNNNNNNNNNNNNNNNNNNNNNNNNNNNNNNNNNNNNNNNNNNNNNNNNNNNNNNNNNNNNNNNNNNNNNNNNNNNNNNNNNNNNNNNNNNNNNNNNNNNNNNNNNNNNNNNNNNNNNNNNNNNNNNNNNNNNNNNNNNNNNNNNNNNNNNNNNNNNNNNNNNNNNNNNNNNNNNNNNNNNNNNNNNNNNNNNNNNNNNNNNNNNNNNNNNNNNNNNNNNNNNNNNNNNNNNNNNNNNNNNNNNNNNNNNNNNNNNNNNNNNNNNNNNNNNNNNNNNNNNNNNNNNNNNNNNNNNNNNNNNNNNNNNNNNNNNNNNNNNNNNNNNNNNNNNNNNNNNNNNNNNNNNNNNNNNNNNNNNNNNNNNNNNNNNNNNNNNNNNNNNNNNNNNNNNNNNNNNNNNNNNNNNNNNNNNNNNNNNNNNNNNNNNNNNNNNNNNNNNNNNNNNNNNNNNNNNNNNNNNNNNNNNNNNNNNNNNNNNNNNNNNNNNNNNNNNNNNNNNNNNNNNNNNNNNNNNNNNNNNNNNNNNNNNNNNNNNNNNNNNNNNNNNNNNNNNNNNNNNNNNNNNNNNNNNNNNNNNNNNNNNNNNNNNNNNNNNNNNNNNNNNNNNNNNNNNNNNNNNNNNNNNNNNNNNNNNNNNNNNNNNNNNNNNNNNNNNNNNNNNNNNNNNNNNNAAGTTCAGATACTTGTCCAGACACAAAACCAACATGATTGTGGTGCAGTAGGACTGCTCCATACTTAACCAGAAGTTGacggttcgaccctgggtatggagaaaactctgttgagaGCTCtgtcaccttaatgggccctgcaacgcgcaatccagattagtcggggctccaatgcgggcaccggacaccggatgggaaacccaaaataaataaataaatatagccCCAAATGCACTCTATTGGAACAAAGTCTCTGTCCATTACATGAAACTTTCAGCAGCAATGACCATGTATTTCAATTACAACACACCTTTTTACTAATAACTACAGACATAAGTAACAGCTAACAGAGGACAATAAATTACTACGTCAATAGCATCTACTATACATCTCGGACTCTCCAAAATTTGTTGCCGCACCCAATGTCAGATTCTCCAAAATGCGAGCAACATAGATGTCAAGTTGCTCTAACAATATAGGCCAAAGCATGGTTTCTCCACATGCTTGTTGGTGACTTTAGCAATCGCTGAAATGAAAGCAATCATATACCGTTGTAATAATACGAAGAGATTTGAACTATCAAAACCAATTCATCAAGTATAATGTAAGATAGTAAGATGACTAGCCACCAACATACTTAAATTTCTGGGCAGACAAACGCAGATACAAAATTCTTAGTTGACCACAAATAAATGGAACATTTCCTGGTCTACTTTTCTACCATCTAAAACGTTCTAACTGGGACAAAACCATCAGTAGTTAATTTCAGCTATGTgcaacaaaattcatattaacatAGCCACCAAGTTCACTATTTAACCCATACAGGGAAAATCCAGCAAAACACCTAATGAGGAATTCATCTTACTTCAGTTTCAAACTCCCTTCAATGCTAAAGATGCAGTGTACTTCCTTTTACGTTTTGGGGTACAAGATGCTTTGTGTGGTGATGGCGAATACTCTAGGCGGTAACTGATGAGTGATGGAccaaaaatactaaatttccctGAACTGCTAAAAGCTGTTTCAGCATCGGCACGCCTCTTGAAAACAACTTTCGCTCGTTTGCTCTTGTGAAAAAGTTCAGTCTCAGATACACAAAGTGGACCATACTGACTAAAAATTATGTTCAACTCTGCTATGGGAGGAATTGAATCTAAATCTGAAAAGTTAAGAATCAGAGCAGTTGGGGAGTACTCAGAATTTCCATCTACGAGATCAGATAAATTTTCTCTTTCTGAATACTCAACCAAGCGACGTACTTCTTGTTTATTGTCCAAGCTTGGACTCAGGCCAGGAGAAGAATCCCATTTAGCATCAGGAAAATCCTCCTCATTTTGGACCTCTGGTTCAAACAACACCTGATCTTCGGGGTTGCATTGGATAATCCGATCAGTCCAATATGAGTCTTCAATACCTTCTATTGACAAAGTTTCAGCAGAcactgagttggatgaattttgtccAACATGCTTTTCTGTCGTTTTTGGGTGGTCTCCTGACTCGGCAGTTTCTGAGCAAGTTAAATTCCTATAATCACAGAACCAACCAGCTTGCGACATCAAAATACTATATGCATTCATGGGATCCTTCGCTGCTGAATAGAGCTTTGAGAGCATTTCTGTTGGAGAAGGAGACTCTTTTGGAATCAACTGTTCTCCTTCAGGTGAACCaacatttcttgatttttcactATGCTCACTAGTTCTTTGGGAATTTCTTTCAATAGACTTGCGAATCCGGCTTGCAGCTTTATGAGATGGTAAAGACATCTTGTTATCACGGCTTGGTGACAAttcctttttccttctttttgccTTTGAATTGTTAGGCATATAATCAAATGTTAAATGTCTCTTCTCAGAAGACACAGATTTTCTCTCTCGTCCAACTTTCCCTCTAGATTTTTTCTGATCATTTGGTATGCCTGAACTGCCCCCATACATCAAAATGgacattaatttttcttttttactggGGTGTTCATCAATCCCTGAGCATCGAGAACGCTTTGTAGAGGTAGTACCTTGTACGTTAGAATTTTCCTCTGATGTCACATAACTAGCATCTTTCTTACCAAGCAGTGGTTcagcatcatcatcattttccaacaaatcactcaGTTCATCTATTACTGGGACGTCATAATAACCCTTCCAGCGATTAAAGGCTTCCAATTGAGCCTTTGCCAACACAAATGCCAATCTGTCAATCCTCGAATGTGGAGCTGCAGCTACCGACTTCAGTGTTCTAACAAGTTTGGTAGGGTTAAACGAGGTTTCATCTGAAAGGTTGTCACCTCCAGTTCTCATGCTTGATTCAGCCTGGATACCAGCATCCACAACAATCTGAGATTTCATTTCTGCTTGGGTCTCCTCTAGCAAACATGGGCAGGCCAGCCCAAACTCAACCTGTCTAGAGATCTCATCTAGAGCACAGTTCACCGCATAAGAAAAACTCTCTGAATTGCTCTGTTTCTCCATTTGAGAGAAGTACATCCTAAATGGCTTAATGCTAGATGCTTCACTCCAAGCAAATGTCTGATCACCAAAATAAGATATAAGATAACTGTTCTTTTTGAAGTATTTCATTGCTTTTTCTGATGCAGCAGAAGGCTCAAGTATCTGCCCAGGCCACCAAGGATGAGTCCTCACCTTACCCCATACTAAATCAGACAGATAATATTTACCTTCCTCTTCCTTTCTGTTCTTAACACCTCGTCTTTCTGGAATGAGAGCATCAGGCCTAATACCTATACTACTATTGACATCCACCACCTTGGAGTCATTGTTGACTGTTATACCATCAGGAATAGATTCATTTCCTGCATTCCCCTTTCCGGTAAGATGTGAAAATCCACTTAGATCAACCACGAGTTCACCCTGAAGTCCATCATACCCAAAAAACCCCATTTGACCTTCAACTTCACCTGAACCCAAATCAATCTCCACATCTAAACCTTCCATTTGCTCTCTTAAACCATCAACAACCTGATTACCATCTTCCGAAACCCTAACCCCATTACTAATAACAGATTCACAAACAAAACCCTGATTATTCTGATTTTCCATCGTTTCATTTTCTGATAGATGATCAACACTAACAACATTTCCTTCATTTCTCGCCTCAGCATTAACAACTCCCGAGTTTGGGTCAATATGATCGGAATTTGCCAACATTGAAGAAATCCTAACCAATATAGAACAAATAATTATACACATACATCAGAACCAaaaaaccaattaaaaaaatggaAGCACATGAATCAACGGCTATTTCAATACAGAACACATAATTATACACATGCATCAATAACAGATTCACAAACAAAACCCCGATTATTTTGAATTTCCATTTCACTCCTAAACCCTCAACAGTCTCATTACCTTTTCCAAAAACCCTAACCTCATCATCATCAACAGATGATTCACAAACAAAACCCCGATTATTCGGTTTCCGTTAGGGTTTAATTTCCTTATTGGTCATCAACACTAAGAACACCAACAACTCCCTAATTTTGCTCAACATTATCGAATTTACCAACATTGAGTAGATCCTCAAAACGATCgaaccaaaaatttttaaaaattgaagcaCATGAATCAATAGCTATTACAATATAGAATACATCATTATACACATCAGAAAAAAAATCGGAAAACTATGATCAACAGTTATATCAATATAGAACACATTACTGTACACATACATCAGAACCAAAAAAATcgaaaaaacttttaatttttttaagcagATAATCAACAGCTATTTCAATAAAGAACACATAAATCATACACATACATcagaacaaaaaaatcaaaagaaaaaatggaagcACCTGaatcaacaacaatttcaattgaaattgAACACATGCAATGAagatagataataataaaaataataatagtggtagtagtaataatatttatctatgaatattgatttttcttttgataGAGAAATGAGTGTTATTTTGTGAATCTTTTTTTCGCTTTGCAATTTGCGTGAATGAATAAAAGGACTGCTGTTTGATTTTAGATTGATTTTCGAAGCGACACGTGCTATTACGGCGTCGTTCTATATGTGGCATGCAAAATGGTATGTTCTCACCTTACACTTTGTTTGGACGATGGTTTGACATCATTTCATAACATATTGTATGATATGGTATAATATAGTATAATATAATGTTTAGATAGACTGTTTCGTTCACTGCTATTTAGAGTGTTTTTGGTATGGAGTAAAATATTTTccgatgaaaaatattttatagaaaaataaatatgcatttgcGGTTTGgccatgaaataaaaaatatattcactttatttggaatgtttgaagttaaaaataaaagtcgagttgtgtttgaccataatATTTTAGAGTTAATGTTTCAAATTCaaatgtattttctttttaaaaatatataaggtgaaaataaatttaaattttttagaattttatgaaaataatttatttatttttttgaaaaaaataaactaaaaggtgaaaaagcaaaactaaaaacaGTGAGGTGTTTTACATTGTATTTGGTTTATTTACTAACAAACAAGTATTGTGAGTAAAGTGAAAACATAATCCGAAATATAGTGAATATTATCTATGGCCAAACAGGTCATAagcatatttttagttattttcttgTGCTTGAAATGTAAGGAGAAATTATTAATTTCTCGTCCTACTTTATGTGGCACTATTTAACTTAACATGGTATTTAAGGTAAGAAAGGAAGATGTTTGAAATCTATGGAATAATTCCTAAATATTTGTGTGGTTCCAAATCATTTTATTAAGGATAAAAGAAGAATTGCAAAGTTAAATTATTTCTAagtaaagtatcattttttttgggacaaattgtaaaaaaaaatgtgtCATATAAAATGAGATGAAGAAAGTattgtttcaaaaatattttttatatatatctaaaataaaactaTGAGAATAAGTTGATTGATGTTGTagttgttgggttcgaaatcgagagggcatcatgcggaagcttaaagtttgtaAACCTTGAGACAATAAATTAGATgacacaaaaatatactaaaaatatattattgctattttggtcaaatgacctacatatgaaaattaacattgaaaaacataaaatctattgaagaaatctcccctaaacaaagactctttaatggctacattgtggatgctactatgttatggtatgagaagggaatgttttatttatagagttccaaaacctttcctccaagcaagaggttagccaaatatggaaaagaattatattttttctttcaggaaaagtaaaagtaattatggtaacttttatttttcttataaaaaaaagtaaaacttaaatatagtaagaaaatcaggccaaaaatcctaacaaatttccccttttttgcttgattttcttcaaaatattcttgatcctccttcttcttgtgcatgatctccgttcttcatatatattcttcGTATATCACTGCTGTTTGATATGCTTTAAAAATTGAGCCTTTTGGGTTAAAATATATCAActcttttcgggttaaaaatattgaagcccttttgcagggttaaaagtgagttttattttcaaatatgtgacaacagaattgttgaaaatatgattgacaaatcatctccacatgtagctttt from the Capsicum annuum cultivar UCD-10X-F1 chromosome 9, UCD10Xv1.1, whole genome shotgun sequence genome contains:
- the LOC107843039 gene encoding PWWP domain-containing protein 5 isoform X2, which produces MLANSDHIDPNSGVVNAEARNEGNVVSVDHLSENETMENQNNQGFVCESVISNGVRVSEDGNQVVDGLREQMEGLDVEIDLGSGEVEGQMGFFGYDGLQGELVVDLSGFSHLTGKGNAGNESIPDGITVNNDSKVVDVNSSIGIRPDALIPERRGVKNRKEEEGKYYLSDLVWGKVRTHPWWPGQILEPSAASEKAMKYFKKNSYLISYFGDQTFAWSEASSIKPFRMYFSQMEKQSNSESFSYAVNCALDEISRQVEFGLACPCLLEETQAEMKSQIVVDAGIQAESSMRTGGDNLSDETSFNPTKLVRTLKSVAAAPHSRIDRLAFVLAKAQLEAFNRWKGYYDVPVIDELSDLLENDDDAEPLLGKKDASYVTSEENSNVQGTTSTKRSRCSGIDEHPSKKEKLMSILMYGGSSGIPNDQKKSRGKVGRERKSVSSEKRHLTFDYMPNNSKAKRRKKELSPSRDNKMSLPSHKAASRIRKSIERNSQRTSEHSEKSRNVGSPEGEQLIPKESPSPTEMLSKLYSAAKDPMNAYSILMSQAGWFCDYRNLTCSETAESGDHPKTTEKHVGQNSSNSVSAETLSIEGIEDSYWTDRIIQCNPEDQVLFEPEVQNEEDFPDAKWDSSPGLSPSLDNKQEVRRLVEYSERENLSDLVDGNSEYSPTALILNFSDLDSIPPIAELNIIFSQYGPLCVSETELFHKSKRAKVVFKRRADAETAFSSSGKFSIFGPSLISYRLEYSPSPHKASCTPKRKRKYTASLALKGV
- the LOC107843039 gene encoding PWWP domain-containing protein 5 isoform X1, yielding MCIIICSILVRISSMLANSDHIDPNSGVVNAEARNEGNVVSVDHLSENETMENQNNQGFVCESVISNGVRVSEDGNQVVDGLREQMEGLDVEIDLGSGEVEGQMGFFGYDGLQGELVVDLSGFSHLTGKGNAGNESIPDGITVNNDSKVVDVNSSIGIRPDALIPERRGVKNRKEEEGKYYLSDLVWGKVRTHPWWPGQILEPSAASEKAMKYFKKNSYLISYFGDQTFAWSEASSIKPFRMYFSQMEKQSNSESFSYAVNCALDEISRQVEFGLACPCLLEETQAEMKSQIVVDAGIQAESSMRTGGDNLSDETSFNPTKLVRTLKSVAAAPHSRIDRLAFVLAKAQLEAFNRWKGYYDVPVIDELSDLLENDDDAEPLLGKKDASYVTSEENSNVQGTTSTKRSRCSGIDEHPSKKEKLMSILMYGGSSGIPNDQKKSRGKVGRERKSVSSEKRHLTFDYMPNNSKAKRRKKELSPSRDNKMSLPSHKAASRIRKSIERNSQRTSEHSEKSRNVGSPEGEQLIPKESPSPTEMLSKLYSAAKDPMNAYSILMSQAGWFCDYRNLTCSETAESGDHPKTTEKHVGQNSSNSVSAETLSIEGIEDSYWTDRIIQCNPEDQVLFEPEVQNEEDFPDAKWDSSPGLSPSLDNKQEVRRLVEYSERENLSDLVDGNSEYSPTALILNFSDLDSIPPIAELNIIFSQYGPLCVSETELFHKSKRAKVVFKRRADAETAFSSSGKFSIFGPSLISYRLEYSPSPHKASCTPKRKRKYTASLALKGV